A single genomic interval of Burkholderia cepacia ATCC 25416 harbors:
- a CDS encoding DUF1439 domain-containing protein — protein sequence MTAPCAPGRRRFLAATVGAVGVTLSLAACASTFPFIPDHYTFSRGDVQKAVARKFPYQKTVAQVVDVSLANPAVNLLPDQNRVAVQLDAHFASPFLRAPVSGKFTVSGQLAYDAPSRSVVLKSPAVDSLALDGDAQMYAQQVGAAAGLLATQLLTNYPIYTFKPEQLQFAGVNYEPGTITILTNGIRVAIVEK from the coding sequence ATGACCGCACCTTGCGCGCCGGGCCGGCGCCGTTTCCTCGCCGCAACCGTCGGCGCCGTCGGCGTGACGCTGTCGCTCGCCGCGTGCGCGTCGACCTTCCCGTTCATCCCCGATCACTACACGTTCTCGCGCGGCGACGTGCAGAAGGCTGTCGCCCGCAAGTTCCCGTACCAGAAGACGGTCGCGCAGGTCGTCGACGTGTCGCTCGCGAACCCGGCCGTCAACCTGCTGCCCGACCAGAACCGCGTCGCCGTGCAGCTCGACGCGCATTTCGCGAGCCCGTTCCTGCGCGCGCCCGTCAGCGGCAAGTTCACCGTGTCGGGCCAGCTTGCTTACGACGCACCGAGCCGTTCGGTGGTGCTGAAGTCGCCGGCCGTCGACAGCCTCGCGCTCGACGGCGACGCGCAGATGTACGCGCAACAGGTCGGCGCGGCCGCGGGCCTGCTCGCGACGCAGTTGCTGACCAACTATCCGATCTACACGTTCAAGCCCGAACAGCTGCAATTTGCCGGGGTGAACTACGAACCCGGTACAATTACGATTCTTACAAACGGCATACGCGTGGCGATCGTCGAAAAGTGA
- a CDS encoding Imm72 family immunity protein, translating to MMLNILTMTPEQEQDARAKAFYLLKKWTSVTFLEYAVGLYRDFLGAYAKQLDTPSPNQVELEEAYTHDFSGALVRMDLGIDALRRGLDKRAAYDALVRGSQHGGDLLFGRSALEIGRKYDPFFHSLGLKDTSFSDLVYATGFVEGVWIERLICYALKCTVGFGYTGMLAYGARADGGTRVFEHWTYESMFENAPLPAWRYWPPGRTYPASLPPCPPKNESASGEVCSDQEIPVEGIWEPWFASGKVGCPSYFLKGSVAHKYLLEGTNDEHEVRWRLLWEDKRYRDGSIPAEEETYFPKPVA from the coding sequence ATGATGTTGAATATTTTGACCATGACCCCCGAGCAGGAACAGGATGCGCGGGCAAAGGCTTTTTATCTGCTCAAGAAATGGACGAGTGTCACGTTCCTGGAATACGCCGTTGGACTTTATCGGGACTTTCTCGGCGCGTACGCCAAACAACTGGACACACCGAGCCCAAATCAGGTCGAGCTTGAGGAAGCCTACACGCATGATTTCTCGGGGGCACTGGTGCGCATGGATCTGGGCATCGATGCACTGCGCCGAGGTCTCGACAAACGAGCCGCATACGACGCGTTGGTTAGAGGAAGCCAGCACGGTGGCGACCTGTTGTTTGGACGGAGTGCGCTTGAAATCGGTCGTAAATACGATCCGTTTTTTCATTCGCTGGGACTGAAGGACACCAGTTTTTCGGACCTGGTGTATGCCACCGGGTTCGTGGAGGGGGTATGGATCGAGAGATTGATTTGCTACGCGCTCAAGTGCACGGTCGGATTCGGTTATACCGGGATGCTTGCATACGGAGCACGTGCGGATGGCGGGACCCGCGTATTTGAGCACTGGACCTATGAATCCATGTTCGAAAACGCGCCCCTTCCTGCTTGGCGATATTGGCCACCCGGTCGTACCTATCCTGCATCGCTTCCTCCCTGTCCACCGAAGAACGAATCCGCAAGCGGCGAGGTTTGCAGCGACCAGGAGATTCCTGTCGAGGGGATCTGGGAGCCGTGGTTTGCGTCCGGCAAGGTGGGCTGTCCGAGTTACTTCCTCAAAGGCAGTGTTGCCCACAAGTACCTGTTGGAAGGTACGAACGACGAGCATGAGGTGCGCTGGCGGCTGCTTTGGGAAGACAAGCGTTACCGGGACGGCAGCATTCCGGCGGAGGAGGAAACTTACTTCCCCAAGCCTGTCGCCTGA
- a CDS encoding cupin domain-containing protein codes for MSDFITVLRETCPTPVLDATKWKRIGGDPHTVNLNAYLSKDGSKIMGTWICTPGKFEVNYEKWEYCHFLDGYCIITPEGEESVHLKAGDVFVIEPGMKGTWEVVETVRKYFVFA; via the coding sequence ATGTCCGATTTCATCACCGTTTTGCGCGAAACCTGCCCGACGCCGGTCCTTGACGCGACCAAGTGGAAGCGTATCGGCGGCGATCCGCACACCGTGAACCTCAACGCGTACCTCTCCAAGGACGGCAGCAAGATCATGGGTACCTGGATCTGCACGCCGGGCAAGTTCGAGGTGAACTACGAAAAATGGGAGTACTGCCACTTCCTCGATGGCTACTGCATCATCACACCGGAAGGCGAGGAGTCGGTGCACCTGAAAGCCGGCGACGTGTTCGTGATCGAACCCGGCATGAAGGGGACCTGGGAAGTGGTGGAGACGGTGCGCAAGTACTTCGTCTTTGCCTGA
- the hemN gene encoding oxygen-independent coproporphyrinogen III oxidase → MRSGSADSMFRPDLLAKYGANGPRYTSYPTALQFRDDFDPADYLRAASDPGASSSELSLYFHIPFCNTACFYCGCNKIATNNRRRARPYLEQLKREMALQAALFDPARPVTQLHWGGGTPTFLSDDETAELMAATREHFALAPDADAEFSIEIDPRTVTPATLVHLRNIGFNRLSLGVQDFDPAVQQAINRVQPRAMTADLLSAARTTGFHSVSVDLIYGLPHQTVAVFARTLETIIELAPDRLSVFGYAHMPHLFKMQRQIDDATLPPPETRIALLGLAIDMLTSAGYVYIGMDHFARPSDELVRAQRNGTLQRNFQGYSTRADTDLVGFGVSSIGKVGDVYAQNAKDLPAYGAALDAGRLPIARGVRLTPDDRLRRDVITQLMCNLELPFSHVEAAHGIRFADHFARELDALRPFERDGLLTIAGDRLTIHPAGRMVVRNIAMAFDAYLGQTQQQRYSRTV, encoded by the coding sequence ATGCGTTCCGGTTCTGCCGACTCAATGTTCCGTCCCGATTTGCTCGCGAAATACGGCGCGAACGGGCCGCGCTATACGTCGTACCCCACCGCGCTGCAGTTCCGCGACGATTTCGACCCGGCCGACTACCTGCGCGCAGCGAGCGACCCCGGCGCCTCGTCGAGCGAGCTGTCGCTGTACTTCCACATCCCGTTCTGCAATACCGCGTGCTTCTACTGCGGCTGCAACAAGATCGCGACCAACAACCGCCGCCGCGCGCGCCCGTATCTCGAGCAGCTCAAGCGCGAGATGGCGCTGCAGGCCGCGCTGTTCGATCCCGCGCGCCCGGTCACGCAGCTGCACTGGGGCGGCGGCACGCCCACCTTCCTGTCCGACGACGAAACGGCCGAGCTGATGGCGGCCACGCGCGAGCACTTCGCGCTCGCGCCGGATGCCGACGCCGAATTCTCGATCGAGATCGATCCGCGCACGGTCACGCCCGCCACGCTCGTCCACCTGCGCAATATCGGCTTCAACCGGCTGAGCCTCGGCGTGCAGGATTTCGACCCGGCCGTGCAACAGGCGATCAACCGTGTCCAGCCGCGCGCGATGACGGCCGACCTGCTCTCCGCCGCGCGCACGACGGGGTTTCATTCGGTGAGCGTCGACCTGATCTACGGGCTGCCGCACCAGACCGTTGCCGTCTTCGCGCGCACGCTGGAAACGATCATCGAACTCGCGCCCGACCGGCTGTCGGTATTCGGCTACGCGCACATGCCGCACCTGTTCAAGATGCAGCGGCAGATCGACGATGCGACGCTGCCGCCGCCCGAAACGCGCATCGCGCTGCTCGGCCTCGCGATCGACATGCTGACGTCGGCCGGCTACGTGTACATCGGGATGGATCACTTCGCTCGGCCGTCCGACGAGCTCGTGCGCGCGCAGCGCAACGGCACGCTGCAACGCAACTTCCAGGGCTACAGCACGCGCGCGGATACCGACCTCGTCGGTTTCGGCGTGTCGTCGATCGGCAAGGTCGGCGACGTCTACGCGCAGAACGCGAAGGACCTGCCCGCCTACGGCGCCGCGCTCGACGCGGGCCGGCTGCCGATCGCGCGCGGCGTGCGGCTCACGCCCGACGACCGGCTGCGCCGCGACGTGATCACGCAGCTGATGTGCAACCTCGAACTGCCGTTCTCGCATGTCGAGGCCGCACACGGCATCCGCTTCGCCGATCATTTCGCGCGCGAGCTCGACGCGCTGCGCCCGTTCGAGCGCGACGGGCTGCTGACGATCGCGGGCGACCGCCTGACGATCCATCCGGCCGGCCGGATGGTCGTGCGCAACATCGCGATGGCGTTCGACGCGTATCTCGGGCAAACGCAGCAGCAGCGGTATTCACGCACGGTCTAG
- a CDS encoding undecaprenyl-diphosphate phosphatase yields MDWILICKALILGVVEGLTEFLPVSSTGHLIVAGSFLNFNDSHAKTFDVVIQFGAILAVCWEYRQRIVSIVSGLPSRPDARRFTLNVVIATIPAIALGLLLEKKIKAVLFSPVPVAFALVVGGAIILWAEARQRERSEPPRVVSVDALTPLDALKVGIAQCFALIPGMSRSGSTIIGGMLFGLDRRVATEFSFFLAIPIIFGATLYETVKDWQAFTVDSLGLFALGLVAAFVSAFVCVRWLLRYVATHDFTVFAWYRIAFGLFVLLVGYSGWLNWA; encoded by the coding sequence ATGGACTGGATCCTGATCTGCAAGGCTTTGATCCTCGGCGTCGTCGAGGGGCTGACGGAATTCCTGCCGGTGTCGAGCACCGGTCACCTGATCGTCGCGGGCAGCTTCCTGAATTTCAACGATTCGCACGCGAAGACCTTCGACGTCGTGATCCAGTTCGGGGCGATTCTCGCGGTCTGCTGGGAATACCGGCAACGGATCGTGTCCATCGTATCCGGGCTGCCCAGCCGGCCCGATGCGCGGCGCTTCACGCTGAACGTCGTGATCGCGACGATTCCCGCGATCGCACTCGGCCTCCTGCTCGAGAAGAAGATCAAGGCCGTGCTGTTCTCGCCGGTACCCGTCGCGTTCGCGCTCGTCGTGGGCGGGGCGATCATCCTGTGGGCCGAGGCCCGGCAGCGCGAACGCAGCGAGCCGCCGCGCGTGGTGTCGGTCGACGCGCTGACCCCGCTCGATGCGCTCAAGGTCGGCATCGCGCAGTGCTTCGCGCTGATTCCCGGCATGTCGCGCTCGGGCTCGACGATCATCGGCGGGATGCTGTTCGGTCTCGACCGGCGCGTCGCCACCGAATTCTCGTTCTTCCTCGCGATTCCGATCATCTTCGGCGCGACGCTCTATGAAACCGTCAAGGACTGGCAGGCGTTCACCGTCGATTCGCTCGGCCTGTTCGCGCTTGGCCTCGTCGCCGCGTTCGTCAGCGCGTTCGTGTGCGTGCGCTGGCTGCTGCGCTACGTCGCGACGCACGATTTCACGGTGTTCGCGTGGTACCGGATCGCGTTCGGGCTGTTCGTACTGCTGGTCGGGTACAGCGGCTGGCTGAACTGGGCGTGA
- a CDS encoding enolase C-terminal domain-like protein, whose amino-acid sequence MRITDIRERTIPVSRYADPAIPSGGLTTSVVALTTDVVRDGRPVTGYGYASVGRFAQGGLIRERFAPRLLAAADALADEAGTNLDPFRAWRAMMAGEKPGGHGERCVAIGTLDMAIWDAAAKIADLPLNRFLADRLGRTAAPRVRVYAGGGYRYPHDDLARLSDEMRRIADLGYTHAKIKIGGADVAQDSRRIEAAATQLADSSHLAVDAMNTYDATTVDIAAAMLEPFGLWWFEDICDPLDLPLQAGVATRYAPPIAAGEALFSLAEAKLLDRYGGLRPDRDVLVFDPVHCYGLPGYLQIVEHFASRGWRRDAFWPHGGHLFSLHVVAALGLGGAEVNPFAFDPFSGLADGETVDASFARTPQAPGIGFELHADAHRAFRAVSGR is encoded by the coding sequence ATGCGTATCACCGACATCCGCGAACGCACGATTCCCGTCTCCCGCTATGCCGACCCGGCCATTCCATCCGGCGGCCTGACGACGAGTGTCGTCGCGCTCACCACCGACGTCGTGCGTGACGGCCGCCCCGTGACGGGCTACGGCTACGCATCGGTCGGCCGCTTCGCGCAGGGAGGCCTGATCCGCGAACGGTTCGCGCCGCGCCTGCTGGCCGCCGCCGACGCGCTCGCCGACGAAGCCGGCACGAACCTCGACCCGTTCCGCGCGTGGCGCGCGATGATGGCCGGCGAAAAGCCCGGCGGACACGGCGAACGCTGCGTGGCGATCGGCACGCTCGACATGGCGATCTGGGACGCCGCCGCGAAAATCGCCGACCTGCCGCTCAATCGCTTTCTGGCCGACCGGCTTGGACGCACGGCGGCACCGCGCGTGCGTGTGTACGCGGGCGGCGGCTATCGTTATCCGCACGACGATCTCGCGCGCCTGTCGGACGAGATGCGCCGCATTGCCGACCTTGGCTACACGCACGCGAAGATCAAGATCGGTGGCGCGGACGTCGCTCAGGACAGCAGGCGCATCGAAGCGGCCGCCACGCAGTTGGCGGACAGTTCGCATCTCGCGGTCGACGCGATGAACACGTACGACGCGACGACCGTCGATATTGCCGCTGCGATGCTCGAGCCGTTCGGCCTCTGGTGGTTCGAGGACATCTGCGATCCGCTCGACCTGCCGCTCCAGGCAGGCGTCGCCACGCGCTACGCCCCGCCGATCGCGGCCGGCGAAGCGCTGTTCTCGCTCGCGGAAGCGAAGCTGCTCGACCGCTACGGCGGCCTGCGTCCCGACCGCGACGTGCTCGTGTTCGACCCGGTGCATTGCTACGGGCTGCCGGGATACCTGCAGATCGTCGAGCACTTCGCATCGCGCGGCTGGCGGCGCGACGCGTTCTGGCCACATGGCGGCCACCTGTTCTCGCTGCATGTCGTCGCAGCGCTCGGGCTCGGCGGTGCGGAAGTCAATCCGTTCGCGTTCGATCCGTTCAGCGGGCTCGCCGATGGCGAAACCGTCGACGCAAGTTTTGCGCGCACGCCGCAGGCGCCGGGCATCGGTTTCGAACTGCATGCCGACGCGCATCGCGCGTTTCGCGCGGTATCTGGCCGTTGA
- a CDS encoding protein-L-isoaspartate O-methyltransferase family protein produces MNIENARFNMIEQQIRPWDVLDLDVLGLLSIVKRENYVPAEYRDLAFADLELPLPGGTSKMLFPRVEARVLQELAVKKHENVLLIGAGSGYLAALFAHRARHVTAVEIDPAIAKFAEDNLRNDGVTNAEVVLGDGSRGWAGKAPYDVICVAGGLPVVPQEMLEQLKVGGRLSAFVGGRPVMKAQIITRIDDKQYRVADVFETYIDHLVNAIEPSRFKF; encoded by the coding sequence ATGAATATCGAAAACGCGCGTTTCAACATGATCGAACAACAGATCCGGCCGTGGGACGTGCTGGATCTCGACGTCCTGGGCCTGCTGTCGATCGTCAAGCGTGAAAACTACGTTCCGGCCGAATACCGCGATCTCGCGTTCGCCGACCTCGAACTGCCGCTGCCGGGCGGCACCAGCAAGATGCTGTTCCCGCGCGTCGAAGCGCGCGTGCTGCAGGAGCTGGCCGTCAAGAAGCACGAGAACGTGCTCTTGATCGGCGCCGGTTCGGGCTACCTGGCCGCGCTGTTCGCGCATCGCGCCCGGCACGTGACGGCCGTCGAGATCGATCCGGCCATCGCGAAGTTCGCGGAAGACAACCTGCGCAACGACGGCGTGACCAACGCGGAAGTCGTCCTCGGCGACGGTTCGCGCGGCTGGGCCGGCAAGGCGCCGTACGACGTGATCTGCGTCGCGGGCGGCCTGCCCGTCGTGCCGCAGGAAATGCTCGAGCAACTGAAGGTCGGCGGCCGCCTGTCGGCATTCGTCGGCGGCCGTCCGGTGATGAAGGCGCAGATCATCACGCGCATCGACGACAAGCAGTACCGCGTCGCCGACGTGTTCGAAACCTACATCGACCACCTCGTCAACGCGATCGAGCCGTCGCGCTTCAAGTTCTGA
- the trmB gene encoding tRNA (guanosine(46)-N7)-methyltransferase TrmB, whose product MMHDDPNEAGLPPHDDAIPDEAAEGADTVNPLHHRRIRSFVTRAGRVSTGQRRALDELGPRFVVPYAPELPDWNAVFGRSAPRILEIGFGMGASTAEIAANRPGDDFLGVEVHEPGVGALLKLIGEQDLPNIRIIQHDAVEVLEHMLAPESLDGVHIFFPDPWHKARHHKRRLIQPPLVAHLASRLKPGAYIHCATDWQNYAEQMLEVLGAEPTLENTAADYAPRPDYRPVTKFERRGLRLGHGVWDLVFRKRAG is encoded by the coding sequence ATGATGCACGACGATCCGAACGAAGCCGGCCTGCCGCCGCACGACGACGCCATTCCCGACGAAGCCGCCGAAGGCGCCGACACCGTCAATCCGCTGCACCACCGCCGCATCCGCAGCTTCGTGACGCGCGCCGGCCGCGTGTCGACCGGCCAGCGCCGCGCGCTCGACGAACTCGGCCCGCGCTTCGTGGTGCCGTATGCGCCGGAGCTGCCCGACTGGAATGCGGTGTTCGGCCGCAGCGCGCCGCGCATCCTCGAGATCGGCTTCGGGATGGGCGCGTCGACCGCGGAAATCGCCGCGAACCGCCCCGGCGACGACTTCCTCGGCGTCGAAGTGCACGAGCCGGGCGTCGGCGCGCTGCTGAAGCTGATCGGCGAGCAGGATCTGCCGAACATCCGCATCATCCAGCACGACGCGGTCGAAGTGCTCGAGCACATGCTTGCGCCGGAAAGTCTCGACGGCGTGCACATCTTCTTCCCCGACCCGTGGCACAAGGCGCGCCATCACAAGCGCCGGCTGATCCAGCCGCCGCTCGTCGCGCATCTCGCGTCGCGCCTGAAGCCCGGCGCGTACATTCACTGCGCGACCGACTGGCAGAACTACGCTGAACAGATGCTGGAAGTGCTCGGCGCGGAACCGACGCTCGAAAACACCGCCGCCGACTACGCGCCGCGCCCCGACTACCGCCCGGTCACGAAGTTCGAACGGCGCGGGCTGCGCCTCGGCCACGGCGTGTGGGACCTGGTGTTCCGCAAGCGCGCAGGCTGA
- a CDS encoding DMT family transporter — translation MSPLQSAWLLLGVSVLAEVLGSVGLKYSAGFSRPLPSALTVVCYACAVWLMALATKRLEMGLAYASWAAASTAATAVIGIVCFDEAVSSLKLAGIALTVCALVALNLGEAATH, via the coding sequence GTGTCCCCGCTCCAGTCTGCCTGGCTTCTGCTGGGCGTCAGTGTCCTCGCCGAAGTGCTCGGCTCCGTCGGCCTCAAATACTCGGCCGGCTTTTCCCGCCCGCTCCCGTCCGCGCTCACCGTCGTCTGTTATGCCTGCGCCGTCTGGCTGATGGCGCTCGCGACGAAGCGGCTCGAAATGGGGCTCGCGTACGCGAGCTGGGCTGCCGCCAGCACCGCGGCCACAGCCGTGATCGGCATCGTCTGCTTCGACGAAGCGGTGTCGTCGCTGAAGCTCGCCGGCATCGCGCTGACCGTTTGTGCGCTCGTCGCGCTCAACCTCGGCGAGGCGGCGACGCACTGA
- a CDS encoding YkgJ family cysteine cluster protein: MPVRPAPADVPPPHACREGCGACCIAPSISSPIPGMPDGKPAGVRCVQLGDDLRCRIFGRPERPACCSGLQPAADMCGASRDDALAWLTRLEAATRPSQPGECSA, translated from the coding sequence ATGCCTGTCCGCCCGGCGCCTGCCGATGTCCCGCCGCCGCATGCGTGCCGCGAGGGCTGCGGCGCGTGCTGCATCGCGCCGTCGATTTCCAGCCCGATTCCGGGCATGCCCGACGGCAAGCCGGCCGGTGTGCGCTGCGTGCAGCTCGGCGACGACCTGCGCTGCCGGATCTTCGGCCGCCCCGAGCGGCCCGCGTGCTGTTCCGGGCTGCAGCCGGCCGCGGACATGTGCGGCGCGTCGCGCGACGACGCGCTCGCGTGGCTCACGCGTCTCGAGGCCGCGACGCGGCCGTCGCAACCAGGAGAGTGTTCAGCATGA
- a CDS encoding LysR substrate-binding domain-containing protein produces MDLRQLRYFVKVVECGNVTHASEALHVAQPAVSQQMRNLEQDLGMQLLERSVRGVAPTAAGRTLYRHALELLRQADGTRELLRRDADTPQGRVTVGMPSSTARVLAIPLARAVRDRYPGIMLELIEAPSADLDTLLERARLDLAIVVDAVETRGIAIHRLLTETLYLITWPEFPVPDDPVPLDAIARMPLVLPSAPNTIRNRVEWAMREAGLSYEIGFEASSTGLLFAAVMAQLGVTILPWTAAHVEIEERKLKLSTVAHRLFARDLSLCWHDTALVSNAVQKVKAEIVRLFDTLGQRPEWAAGNTDRA; encoded by the coding sequence ATGGACTTGAGGCAGTTGCGCTATTTCGTGAAGGTCGTCGAATGCGGCAACGTCACGCATGCGAGCGAGGCGCTGCATGTCGCGCAGCCGGCGGTGAGCCAGCAGATGCGCAATCTCGAACAGGATCTCGGGATGCAGCTGCTCGAACGCAGCGTGCGCGGAGTCGCGCCGACCGCCGCCGGCCGCACGCTGTACCGGCACGCGCTCGAACTGCTGCGCCAGGCCGACGGCACGCGCGAGCTGCTGCGCCGCGACGCCGACACGCCGCAGGGCCGCGTGACGGTCGGGATGCCGTCGAGCACCGCGCGCGTGCTGGCCATTCCGCTCGCCCGCGCGGTGCGCGACCGCTACCCGGGCATCATGCTGGAACTGATCGAGGCGCCGAGCGCCGATCTCGACACGCTGCTCGAACGCGCGCGGCTCGATCTCGCGATCGTCGTCGACGCGGTCGAGACGCGCGGCATCGCGATCCACCGGCTGCTGACGGAAACGCTGTACCTGATCACGTGGCCCGAATTCCCGGTGCCGGACGATCCCGTGCCGCTCGACGCGATCGCGCGGATGCCGCTCGTCCTGCCGAGCGCGCCGAACACGATCCGCAACCGTGTCGAATGGGCGATGCGCGAGGCCGGGCTGTCGTACGAGATCGGCTTCGAGGCGAGCTCGACCGGGCTGCTGTTCGCGGCCGTGATGGCGCAGCTCGGCGTGACGATCCTGCCGTGGACGGCCGCGCACGTCGAGATCGAGGAGCGCAAGCTCAAGCTGTCGACGGTCGCGCATCGGCTGTTCGCGCGCGACCTGTCGCTGTGCTGGCACGATACGGCGCTCGTCAGCAACGCGGTGCAGAAGGTGAAAGCCGAGATCGTCCGGCTGTTCGACACGCTCGGGCAGCGGCCGGAGTGGGCGGCCGGCAACACCGACCGCGCATGA
- a CDS encoding rhodanese-like domain-containing protein, with amino-acid sequence MQILTAAMLAEWLGDKARPAPVVLDVREPWEIATAHIAGSVSIPMQQIPARSEELDDEAEIVCVCHHGMRSAQVAMFLESRGFTKLYNLQGGIDAWSRDVDPSVPRY; translated from the coding sequence ATGCAGATCCTGACCGCCGCGATGCTCGCGGAATGGCTCGGCGACAAGGCGCGCCCCGCGCCGGTCGTGCTCGACGTGCGCGAACCGTGGGAAATCGCGACCGCGCACATCGCCGGCAGCGTGTCGATCCCGATGCAGCAGATTCCCGCGCGCAGCGAAGAACTCGACGACGAAGCGGAAATCGTCTGCGTGTGCCATCACGGGATGCGCAGCGCGCAGGTCGCGATGTTCCTCGAGTCGCGCGGCTTCACGAAGCTGTACAACCTGCAAGGCGGGATCGACGCGTGGTCGCGCGACGTCGATCCGTCCGTACCGCGCTACTGA
- a CDS encoding LysE/ArgO family amino acid transporter has product MLDTSAFIEGLLLGAGLFTSVGPKDAFVIKRSISSPHLLSIALVCAGSDALLIALGAQGLSALLSRHPGVASAALWAGIAYLAGYGLLALRSAIRRRQPEHVDGSHARHAPALSRTLLATAAVSLLNPYAWIDTVLLLGTVIVSHAPAERAPFAFGAMAASLAWFLMLAYGARACRAWFARTLAWRVLDLFVATMMLGFAVRFAIDAL; this is encoded by the coding sequence GTGCTCGACACCTCCGCCTTCATCGAAGGCCTGCTGCTTGGCGCCGGCCTGTTCACGTCGGTCGGCCCCAAGGACGCCTTCGTCATCAAGCGCTCGATCTCGAGCCCCCATCTCCTCTCCATCGCCCTCGTCTGCGCAGGCAGCGACGCGCTGCTGATCGCGCTCGGCGCGCAGGGGTTGTCGGCACTGCTGTCGCGGCATCCCGGTGTGGCATCGGCCGCGCTGTGGGCCGGTATCGCCTATCTCGCCGGTTATGGCCTGCTCGCGCTGCGCTCGGCGATCCGGCGGCGGCAGCCGGAGCACGTCGACGGCTCACACGCGCGCCACGCCCCCGCGCTGTCGCGCACGCTGCTCGCGACGGCCGCCGTGTCGCTGCTCAATCCGTATGCGTGGATCGATACCGTGCTGCTGCTCGGCACCGTGATCGTGAGTCACGCGCCCGCCGAACGCGCGCCGTTCGCGTTCGGCGCGATGGCGGCTTCGCTCGCGTGGTTCCTGATGCTCGCCTATGGCGCACGCGCGTGTCGTGCGTGGTTTGCCCGTACGCTGGCGTGGCGCGTGCTCGATTTGTTCGTCGCGACGATGATGCTCGGCTTCGCGGTGCGTTTCGCGATCGATGCGCTTTAG